A single Lolium perenne isolate Kyuss_39 chromosome 6, Kyuss_2.0, whole genome shotgun sequence DNA region contains:
- the LOC127310456 gene encoding uncharacterized protein → MEGDMIGAFQAEYEEAMLNLEVEPRRPRCHREFIRRDRLGAHDRLYEDYFADDCNYPPSFFRRRGEAPIVNFMVNGHEYNYGYYLADGIYPSWPVFMKSVTLPQSEKHRLFTTDQSAWRKDVECAFGVLKARFNILAVLGRSYSRRTLGLIMRACVILHNMIIDDERDTNLKNIYETVDSNVGPVIHNNASPSLAARIQMDNEMRDSPMYTQLQHDLIEHVWANA, encoded by the exons ATGGAGGGTGATATGATCGGTGCATTCCAGGCGGAGTATGAGGAGGCGATGCTCAACCTCGAGGTGGAGCCAAGACGGCCGCGATGCCATCGAGAGTTCATCAGGCGTGATCGTCTGGGTGCGCACGATCGGCTCTAcgaggactacttcgccgacgactgTAATTATCCTCCGAGCTTCTTTCGGCGAAG GGGAGAAGCACCCATAGTGAACTTCATGGTGAATGGACACGAGTATAACTATGGTTACTACCTTGCCGACGGCATCTACCCCTCCTGGCCGGTGTTCATGAAAAGTGTTACTCTTCCACAAAGTGAAAAGCATCGACTGTTCACTACTGATCAATCAGCTTGGCGCAAAGATGTCGAGTGTGCCTTTGGAGTGCTGAAGGCTAGGTTCAACATTCTAGCAGTTCTGGGACGCTCCTACTCGAGGCGTACTCTTGGGTtgatcatgcgtgcatgtgtcattctgcacaacatgatcatcgacgatGAGCGTGATACAAATTTGAAGAACATCTATGAGACAGTTGATTCCAATGTCGGCCCTGTGATACACAACAATGCATCACCAAGTCTAGCAGCCAGGATTCAGATGGACAACGAAATGAGGGACTCACCGATGTATACACAGCTCCAGCATGATTTGATTGAGCATGTGTGGGCTAATGCCTAG